A genomic region of Lysinibacillus sp. 2017 contains the following coding sequences:
- a CDS encoding GNAT family N-acetyltransferase, whose amino-acid sequence MDKNKLISLFHKELRHEAQTLGYIREETEHVVRHVSKFGDSGFIIASNVNADNAREVIQNELNYFSNLKQNFEWKVYNYDQPENLKDLLEQQGFTDGDPEALMVMEITNEHPLLTNNLHTDVREITEEQGIQDIVALEDAIWDESHAELGNKLWRDKQSNPDSLYIYGIYEEGQLVSAAWMYIEENSSFTSLWGGSTLPSFRGKGYYTKLLAARAQKAYEKGHPFLTVDASPMSKPILEKCGFACLAYSYGYQSPTIE is encoded by the coding sequence ATGGATAAAAACAAATTAATTTCACTGTTCCACAAAGAACTTCGACATGAGGCCCAAACACTTGGATACATAAGAGAGGAAACCGAACATGTCGTGCGTCACGTTTCAAAATTTGGTGACTCGGGGTTTATTATTGCTTCTAATGTAAACGCAGATAACGCAAGAGAAGTGATTCAAAATGAGTTGAACTACTTTAGTAATCTTAAGCAGAATTTTGAGTGGAAAGTATATAACTACGATCAGCCTGAAAATTTGAAAGACCTACTTGAACAGCAAGGTTTTACAGATGGGGATCCAGAAGCGTTAATGGTCATGGAAATAACGAATGAGCATCCTTTGCTAACAAATAACCTGCACACTGATGTAAGAGAAATAACGGAAGAACAAGGTATTCAAGATATTGTGGCGCTAGAAGATGCGATTTGGGATGAATCTCATGCGGAGCTTGGCAATAAACTTTGGAGAGACAAACAAAGTAATCCAGATTCATTATACATTTATGGGATTTATGAAGAGGGGCAGCTTGTTAGCGCGGCTTGGATGTACATAGAGGAAAATTCTTCGTTTACAAGTCTTTGGGGAGGTTCAACGTTGCCATCGTTTAGAGGGAAAGGTTATTACACGAAACTACTAGCTGCCCGTGCACAAAAGGCATACGAAAAGGGACATCCTTTCTTAACTGTTGATGCCAGCCCAATGAGCAAACCTATTCTAGAAAAGTGTGGTTTTGCCTGTCTTGCTTATTCTTATGGATACCAGTCACCTACTATTGAATGA
- the glmS gene encoding glutamine--fructose-6-phosphate transaminase (isomerizing) — translation MCGIVGYNGVLDAKEILLKGLEKLEYRGYDSAGIAVHNEEGVTIFKEKGRIADLRKAVNDDVEAAVGIGHTRWATHGVPNRLNAHPHTSASGRFTLVHNGVIENYHLLQKAYLKGIQMASDTDTEVIVQLVELFSKNGLTTVEAFRKTLSLLHGSYALALLDSEDVETIYVAKNKSPLLVGVGEDFNVIASDAMAMLQVTDQFIELHDKEVVLVRKDKVEISTLDGRVIERAPFKAELDASDIEKGTYPHYMLKEMDEQPTVIRKIIQAYGKGDDVTIDADILKAISEADRLYIIAAGTSYHAGLIGKQYFEKIAGIPVEVHISSEFGYNMPLLSKKPLFIFISQSGETADSRQVLVKIKELGYQSLTVTNAQGSTLSREADYTLLLHAGPEIAVASTKAYVAQIAVLAVAAYAVAKETGVALNFDLKQELAIVANGIQTIIDSKVDLEQIAEDYLKIARNAFFIGRNMDFCVSLEGALKLKEISYIQAEGFAGGELKHGTIALIEEGTPVFALATQKAVALNIRGNVKEVVARGANACIIAMEGMEEEGDRLVIPHVHELLTPLVSVVPLQLISYYAALHRRCDVDKPRNLAKSVTVE, via the coding sequence ATGTGTGGAATTGTAGGATATAACGGCGTATTAGACGCAAAGGAAATTTTATTAAAAGGGTTAGAAAAATTAGAGTACCGCGGTTATGATTCAGCGGGTATTGCTGTACACAATGAAGAAGGCGTAACGATCTTCAAAGAAAAAGGCCGTATTGCGGATTTACGTAAAGCAGTAAATGATGACGTAGAAGCAGCAGTAGGGATTGGACATACACGTTGGGCAACTCATGGTGTACCAAACCGCTTAAATGCGCACCCGCATACAAGTGCTTCAGGTCGTTTTACTTTAGTGCATAACGGTGTAATTGAAAACTATCACTTATTACAAAAAGCTTATTTAAAAGGCATTCAAATGGCCTCAGATACAGATACAGAAGTAATCGTACAGCTTGTTGAGTTATTCTCAAAAAATGGTTTAACAACAGTTGAAGCATTCCGTAAAACATTGTCATTATTACACGGTTCTTACGCATTAGCATTACTTGATAGCGAAGACGTAGAAACTATTTATGTGGCAAAAAACAAATCACCATTACTAGTAGGTGTTGGCGAAGACTTCAACGTTATCGCTTCAGATGCGATGGCAATGTTACAAGTAACAGATCAATTTATCGAATTACACGATAAAGAGGTTGTCCTAGTACGTAAAGATAAAGTAGAAATTTCAACATTAGATGGCCGTGTAATTGAACGTGCACCATTCAAAGCTGAGCTAGATGCGTCTGATATTGAAAAAGGCACATACCCTCACTACATGTTAAAAGAAATGGATGAGCAACCAACTGTTATCCGTAAAATTATTCAAGCTTATGGAAAAGGCGATGACGTAACCATTGATGCGGACATTTTAAAAGCCATTTCAGAAGCCGATCGTTTATATATTATCGCAGCAGGTACGAGTTATCATGCCGGCTTAATCGGTAAACAATATTTCGAAAAAATTGCTGGTATCCCTGTAGAGGTTCACATTTCAAGTGAGTTCGGCTACAACATGCCATTACTATCGAAAAAACCATTATTCATCTTCATTTCACAATCAGGTGAAACTGCGGATAGTCGCCAAGTATTAGTGAAAATTAAAGAGCTAGGCTACCAATCATTAACTGTAACGAACGCACAAGGCTCTACGCTTTCTCGTGAAGCAGATTACACATTACTATTACATGCTGGTCCAGAAATCGCCGTAGCTTCTACAAAAGCTTATGTGGCACAAATTGCCGTACTTGCAGTGGCAGCGTATGCAGTAGCGAAAGAAACAGGTGTAGCACTTAATTTTGACTTAAAACAAGAGCTAGCAATTGTAGCGAACGGTATCCAAACAATCATCGACTCAAAAGTTGACTTGGAACAAATCGCAGAAGATTACTTGAAAATCGCACGCAACGCATTCTTCATCGGCCGTAATATGGACTTCTGTGTATCTCTAGAAGGTGCATTAAAATTAAAAGAAATCTCATATATCCAAGCGGAAGGATTCGCGGGTGGTGAGTTAAAACACGGTACAATCGCGTTAATCGAAGAAGGTACGCCAGTATTCGCATTAGCAACTCAAAAAGCGGTAGCCCTTAACATTCGCGGTAACGTGAAAGAAGTCGTAGCGCGCGGTGCCAACGCTTGCATCATCGCAATGGAAGGCATGGAGGAAGAAGGCGATCGCCTAGTAATCCCTCACGTACATGAGTTATTAACGCCACTTGTATCTGTTGTGCCATTACAGCTAATCAGCTACTATGCGGCACTTCACCGCCGTTGTGATGTGGATAAACCGAGAAATTTAGCCAAATCAGTAACTGTTGAGTAA